A section of the Bacillus sp. HSf4 genome encodes:
- a CDS encoding F0F1 ATP synthase subunit delta: MSESAVSKRYAAALFDIALESKLVDEIEEELTVIRKIFIDHKELNAVLSHPKVPTEKKKQVLKGAFGSVSTAVLHTLYLLVDRARTKIIPELADEYVKMANRSRQTEDAIVYSVKPLSEEEIASFSEVFAKKAGAASLRVRNEVNPDLIGGVKIRIGNRIFDGSVSGKLARIERQLAGENRKKG, from the coding sequence ATGAGTGAATCAGCTGTCTCAAAACGATACGCAGCCGCTCTGTTTGACATTGCGCTTGAATCCAAGCTGGTCGATGAAATAGAAGAAGAGCTGACCGTCATCAGGAAAATCTTTATCGATCATAAAGAACTGAATGCGGTGCTGAGTCATCCGAAAGTGCCGACGGAAAAGAAAAAGCAGGTTTTAAAAGGTGCATTCGGGTCTGTCTCGACTGCAGTGCTGCATACACTTTATCTTCTGGTCGACCGGGCGCGGACGAAGATCATCCCCGAACTCGCGGATGAGTATGTTAAAATGGCAAACCGTTCACGCCAGACGGAAGATGCCATCGTGTATTCTGTAAAACCGCTCAGTGAAGAGGAGATTGCCTCTTTTTCTGAAGTGTTTGCAAAGAAAGCCGGAGCCGCTTCATTGCGCGTCAGAAATGAAGTGAACCCGGATTTGATAGGCGGAGTGAAAATCCGCATTGGAAACCGCATTTTTGACGGCAGTGTAAGCGGAAAGCTTGCCCGGATCGAGCGTCAATTAGCGGGTGAAAATCGAAAGAAGGGGTGA
- the rpiB gene encoding ribose 5-phosphate isomerase B has translation MKVIIASDHGGVNIRQEIISLMDELNIEYEDLGCECGSGSVDYPDYAFPVAQKVANGEADRGILICGTGIGMSISANKVKGIRCALVHDVFSAKMTREHNDANVLAMGERVIGPGLAREIAKVWLTTEFSAGRHAVRIGKIADYENTHE, from the coding sequence ATGAAAGTAATCATTGCTTCAGATCACGGCGGAGTCAACATCAGACAGGAAATTATCTCTTTAATGGACGAATTGAACATTGAATATGAAGATTTAGGGTGTGAATGCGGTTCAGGATCTGTGGATTATCCGGATTATGCTTTTCCGGTCGCGCAAAAAGTCGCAAACGGGGAAGCGGACAGAGGCATTCTAATTTGCGGAACCGGAATCGGCATGAGCATTTCAGCCAATAAAGTGAAAGGGATTCGCTGCGCTCTTGTGCACGATGTGTTCAGTGCGAAAATGACGAGAGAGCACAATGACGCAAATGTTTTGGCGATGGGTGAAAGGGTGATCGGACCGGGATTGGCCCGCGAGATTGCGAAGGTTTGGCTGACGACGGAGTTTTCGGCGGGGCGCCATGCCGTTCGCATCGGGAAAATCGCCGACTATGAAAACACACATGAATAA
- a CDS encoding ATP synthase subunit I, with product MTDASLSFRRQQKYMLYILAVCVLGYGFLPYQAIFLGLITGTVFSYLNLWLLTRRMQAFDKAVAKGKMIRSLGTASRLCNAIIAAAIAYKFPEYIHLAGVIVGLMTIYPVIMIDSFIQLKRSSMEER from the coding sequence ATGACCGATGCGAGTCTTTCATTCCGTAGGCAACAAAAATATATGCTGTATATTTTAGCAGTCTGCGTGTTAGGCTACGGATTTTTGCCATATCAGGCGATTTTTTTAGGCTTGATTACCGGCACTGTGTTCAGCTATCTCAATCTCTGGCTGCTGACAAGAAGAATGCAGGCCTTTGACAAAGCGGTCGCGAAAGGCAAGATGATCCGCTCTCTCGGGACTGCCTCCAGATTGTGCAACGCCATCATCGCGGCGGCCATTGCTTATAAATTTCCTGAATATATTCATTTGGCAGGCGTCATTGTGGGGTTGATGACAATTTACCCTGTCATTATGATAGATTCCTTTATCCAACTAAAACGTTCATCAATGGAAGAGAGGTGA
- the atpB gene encoding F0F1 ATP synthase subunit A, which translates to MNHESRIVEFLGLNFDLTSILMITVTCVIVFLIAVLTTRTLAIRPTKAQNFMEWIVDFVRNIIGSTMDLKVGRDFLALGVTLLMYIFVANMLGLPFSITVGHELWWKSPTADPAVTLTLAVMVVALTHYYGVKRKGLGEYTKDFFRPIPYLVPLKIIEEFANTLTLGLRLYGNIFAGEILLGLLAGLATNFYSQNIFLGLVGTVGAIVPMMVWQAFSLFVGTIQAFIFTMLTMVYMSHKVSHDH; encoded by the coding sequence TTGAATCACGAATCTAGAATTGTAGAATTTTTAGGCCTCAATTTTGATTTAACAAGTATTCTAATGATTACTGTGACATGTGTCATCGTCTTTCTGATAGCGGTGCTGACCACAAGAACACTCGCGATCCGTCCGACGAAAGCCCAGAATTTTATGGAATGGATTGTCGATTTTGTTCGCAATATTATCGGCAGCACAATGGACCTTAAGGTTGGCAGAGATTTTCTCGCTCTTGGCGTGACGCTCTTGATGTACATATTTGTCGCAAATATGCTCGGCCTGCCGTTCTCCATTACAGTAGGCCATGAATTATGGTGGAAATCCCCGACAGCCGATCCGGCGGTTACATTAACTCTCGCCGTCATGGTTGTGGCCCTCACTCACTATTACGGAGTGAAAAGAAAAGGGTTGGGGGAGTATACCAAAGATTTCTTCAGACCGATTCCATATCTGGTGCCGCTTAAAATAATAGAAGAGTTTGCGAACACATTGACATTGGGATTGCGTCTTTACGGTAATATTTTCGCCGGCGAAATTTTGCTTGGCCTGCTTGCCGGACTGGCCACAAACTTCTATTCTCAAAATATTTTCCTGGGGCTTGTGGGAACCGTAGGTGCGATTGTGCCGATGATGGTATGGCAGGCGTTCAGCCTGTTCGTAGGTACAATCCAGGCATTCATTTTCACAATGCTGACAATGGTTTACATGTCCCACAAAGTGAGTCATGATCATTAA
- the glyA gene encoding serine hydroxymethyltransferase has product MKHLPAQDEQVFRAIQDERKRQQSKIELIASENFVSEAVMEAQGSVLTNKYAEGYPGKRYYGGCEYVDVAEDIARDRAKQIFGAEHVNVQPHSGAQANMAVYFTILEHGDTVLGMNLAHGGHLTHGSPVNFSGVQYNFVEYGVDRETQYIDYEDVREKALKHKPKLIVAGASAYPRTIDFKKFREIADEVGAYVMVDMAHIAGLVAAGLHPNPVPYSDFVTTTTHKTLRGPRGGMILCREEFAKKIDKSIFPGIQGGPLMHVIAAKAVSFGEALKDEFKTYAQNVIDNAKRLAETLAKEGIQLVSGGTDNHLVLVDLRSLGITGKIAENVLDEVGITVNKNAIPYDPEKPFVTSGIRVGTAAVTSRGFDLEAIEEVGAIIALALKNHEDQAKLEEAKQRVEALTDRFPLYTELDY; this is encoded by the coding sequence ATGAAACATTTACCTGCGCAAGATGAACAAGTTTTTCGCGCCATTCAAGATGAGCGGAAACGTCAACAGTCGAAGATTGAGCTGATTGCTTCCGAAAACTTTGTAAGCGAAGCTGTGATGGAAGCGCAAGGCTCCGTCTTAACAAATAAATATGCAGAAGGTTATCCCGGAAAACGCTACTATGGCGGCTGCGAATATGTAGATGTCGCCGAGGACATCGCAAGAGACCGTGCAAAGCAAATTTTCGGCGCAGAGCATGTGAATGTTCAGCCTCATTCCGGTGCGCAAGCGAACATGGCCGTGTATTTCACCATTTTGGAGCACGGAGACACCGTGCTGGGAATGAACCTTGCCCACGGCGGACATTTGACGCACGGAAGCCCTGTTAACTTCAGCGGTGTTCAATACAACTTTGTGGAATACGGCGTTGATAGAGAAACGCAATATATCGACTATGAAGATGTCCGCGAAAAAGCGCTTAAACATAAGCCGAAGCTCATCGTAGCCGGAGCGAGCGCATACCCGCGCACAATCGATTTTAAAAAGTTCCGTGAAATCGCTGACGAAGTCGGCGCGTATGTGATGGTCGACATGGCGCATATCGCCGGTCTTGTGGCTGCAGGTCTTCACCCGAATCCTGTTCCTTATTCTGACTTTGTGACAACGACTACCCATAAAACTCTGCGCGGACCGCGCGGCGGTATGATTCTTTGCCGTGAAGAGTTTGCGAAGAAAATCGATAAATCGATCTTCCCGGGTATTCAAGGAGGCCCGCTGATGCACGTCATCGCGGCAAAAGCTGTTTCCTTCGGTGAAGCTTTAAAAGACGAGTTCAAGACATATGCACAAAACGTGATCGACAACGCGAAACGCCTGGCTGAAACGCTGGCTAAAGAAGGCATTCAGCTTGTCTCAGGCGGAACAGACAACCACCTTGTACTTGTTGATTTGCGCTCTCTCGGCATCACTGGAAAAATCGCCGAAAATGTACTTGACGAAGTCGGAATCACCGTCAACAAAAACGCGATTCCGTATGATCCGGAAAAACCGTTCGTAACAAGCGGAATCCGCGTTGGTACAGCGGCGGTCACAAGCCGGGGCTTTGATCTGGAAGCGATCGAAGAAGTAGGAGCGATCATCGCGCTTGCTCTGAAAAACCATGAAGATCAGGCGAAGCTTGAAGAAGCGAAACAGCGCGTAGAAGCTTTGACAGACCGATTCCCTCTATATACTGAATTGGATTACTAA
- a CDS encoding TIGR01440 family protein, translating into MKNLEQTWRSMLEEFHQEAGLHDGQIVVIGCSTSEVAGRHIGTSGSEDIARVIYNGLEELKKKTGAVLAFQCCEHLNRALVVEEETAAAHRLPIVFAVPVPKAGGSMASYAYKHMKAPVLVEQIEADAGIDIGDTFIGMHLKPVAVPVRVSEKQLGEAHVTLARTRPKLIGGVRAVYEAD; encoded by the coding sequence ATGAAAAATCTTGAACAGACGTGGCGTTCTATGTTGGAAGAGTTTCATCAAGAAGCGGGTTTGCATGACGGCCAAATAGTCGTCATCGGATGCAGCACAAGCGAGGTGGCCGGCAGACATATCGGCACTTCCGGAAGCGAGGACATCGCTAGGGTGATTTACAATGGCCTTGAAGAGCTAAAGAAAAAAACGGGCGCGGTGCTCGCTTTTCAGTGCTGTGAACATTTGAACAGGGCATTGGTCGTTGAAGAAGAGACCGCCGCCGCCCATCGCCTGCCGATTGTTTTTGCCGTACCTGTTCCGAAAGCGGGAGGCTCGATGGCTTCATATGCTTATAAACATATGAAGGCTCCGGTGCTCGTTGAACAAATAGAGGCTGACGCGGGGATCGATATAGGAGACACGTTCATCGGCATGCATTTAAAGCCTGTGGCCGTTCCCGTCCGCGTCTCGGAGAAGCAGCTCGGCGAGGCGCATGTGACGCTTGCGCGAACAAGGCCAAAATTGATTGGCGGAGTGCGGGCCGTGTATGAAGCAGATTAA
- the atpA gene encoding F0F1 ATP synthase subunit alpha: MSIKAEEISTLIKQQIENYQSEIEVHDVGTVIQVGDGIARVHGLDNCMAGELVEFSNGVLGLAQNLEESNVGIVILGPFKDIREGDEVKRTGRIMEVPVGEELLGRVVNPLGQPVDGLGPVLTSKTRPIESPAPGVMDRKSVHEPLQTGIKPIDALIPIGRGQRELIIGDRQTGKTSIAIDTILNQKDQDMICIYVAIGQKESTVRGVVETLRKHGALDYTIVVTASASQPAPLLYLAPYAGVSMGEEFMYNGKHVLVVYDDLSKQATAYRELSLLLRRPPGREAFPGDVFYLHSRLLERAAKLSDAKGGGSLTALPFVETQAGDISAYIPTNVISITDGQIFLQSDLFFSGVRPAVNPGLSVSRVGGSAQIKAMKKVSGTLRLDLASYRELEAFAQFGSDLDKATQAKLNRGARTVEVLKQDLHKPLRVEKQVAILYALTRGFLDDIPVEDIRRFEEEFFMYLDQNHKDLLDSIAQSGNLPADEDMKAAIEGFKRTFAPSN; the protein is encoded by the coding sequence GTGAGCATCAAAGCTGAAGAAATTAGCACTCTTATTAAACAGCAAATTGAAAATTATCAGTCTGAAATAGAAGTTCACGACGTAGGTACGGTGATTCAGGTTGGTGACGGTATCGCACGCGTACACGGCCTTGATAACTGTATGGCAGGTGAGCTTGTTGAATTTTCAAACGGTGTTCTGGGCCTTGCCCAAAACCTGGAAGAATCAAACGTGGGTATCGTTATTTTAGGGCCTTTCAAAGACATCCGCGAAGGCGATGAAGTAAAAAGAACGGGCCGGATCATGGAAGTCCCCGTCGGAGAAGAGCTGCTTGGACGCGTTGTCAATCCGCTCGGCCAGCCTGTCGACGGACTCGGCCCTGTATTAACAAGCAAAACCCGTCCGATCGAAAGTCCGGCACCTGGGGTTATGGATCGTAAATCCGTTCACGAGCCGCTGCAAACGGGAATTAAACCGATCGATGCCTTGATTCCGATCGGCCGCGGCCAGCGTGAGCTGATCATCGGCGACCGTCAAACGGGGAAAACGTCGATTGCGATCGACACGATCCTGAATCAAAAAGATCAGGATATGATTTGTATTTATGTTGCGATCGGTCAGAAAGAATCAACGGTCCGCGGTGTTGTTGAGACGCTTCGCAAACACGGCGCCCTTGACTATACGATCGTTGTGACGGCTTCCGCTTCACAGCCTGCTCCTTTATTGTATCTTGCGCCATATGCAGGGGTTTCGATGGGAGAAGAATTCATGTACAACGGAAAGCACGTTTTGGTTGTATATGATGACCTTTCAAAACAGGCTACGGCATATCGTGAACTGTCCTTGCTTCTTCGCCGCCCTCCAGGCCGTGAAGCATTCCCTGGAGATGTATTCTATCTTCACTCCCGTCTGCTTGAACGCGCCGCAAAACTGAGCGACGCCAAAGGCGGAGGCTCTTTAACGGCATTGCCGTTCGTAGAAACGCAAGCGGGCGACATTTCGGCGTACATTCCGACAAACGTCATCTCGATCACGGACGGTCAAATCTTCCTGCAGTCTGATCTGTTCTTCTCAGGCGTGCGTCCGGCGGTCAACCCAGGATTGTCTGTATCCCGTGTCGGAGGATCTGCGCAGATCAAAGCGATGAAGAAAGTATCAGGTACGCTTCGTCTTGATCTGGCTTCATACCGCGAGCTGGAAGCATTCGCACAGTTCGGATCGGATTTGGATAAAGCGACACAGGCGAAGCTGAACCGCGGAGCCCGTACAGTTGAAGTTCTGAAGCAGGATCTGCATAAACCGCTTCGCGTTGAAAAGCAGGTTGCGATTCTTTATGCCCTCACGAGAGGATTCCTTGATGATATTCCTGTTGAGGACATCAGACGCTTTGAAGAAGAGTTCTTTATGTACCTTGACCAAAACCATAAAGACCTTCTCGATTCAATCGCACAGTCAGGCAACCTTCCTGCAGACGAGGACATGAAGGCTGCAATCGAAGGCTTTAAACGCACGTTTGCACCAAGCAATTAA
- the atpE gene encoding F0F1 ATP synthase subunit C: MSLIAAAIAIGLGALGAGIGNGLIVSRTVEGIARQPEAGKELRTLMFIGVALVEALPIIAVVIAFLAFFS; the protein is encoded by the coding sequence ATGAGTTTAATAGCAGCTGCAATCGCAATTGGATTAGGTGCACTTGGTGCAGGTATTGGTAACGGATTGATCGTATCCCGTACGGTGGAAGGAATCGCTCGTCAGCCTGAGGCTGGAAAAGAATTGAGAACCCTTATGTTCATCGGGGTTGCGTTGGTTGAGGCCCTTCCGATTATCGCTGTTGTAATTGCGTTCTTAGCGTTCTTCAGCTAA
- a CDS encoding low molecular weight protein arginine phosphatase, whose translation MNILFVCTGNTCRSPMAEALFKSAASQKNLDVSVKSAGLFAPENGKASLYAVEALFEKNIALNHSSARLSREKVEWADLVLTMTEQHKLLARQEYSGSKDKIFTLKEYIKGETGDIADPFGGSLSDYQKTRDELEGLLKKLAEKLSAGEQ comes from the coding sequence TTGAATATTTTATTTGTCTGTACAGGAAACACATGCCGCAGTCCGATGGCTGAAGCGCTCTTTAAATCTGCGGCTTCCCAAAAAAACCTGGACGTCTCCGTCAAATCTGCCGGACTGTTTGCTCCTGAAAACGGAAAAGCTTCTTTATATGCAGTCGAAGCCCTGTTTGAAAAGAATATCGCCCTGAACCATTCATCGGCTAGGCTGTCGCGGGAAAAGGTCGAATGGGCTGATCTTGTGCTGACGATGACAGAGCAGCATAAGCTTTTGGCAAGGCAGGAATATTCCGGGAGCAAAGATAAAATCTTTACGCTGAAGGAGTATATAAAAGGGGAAACCGGCGATATCGCCGATCCGTTTGGCGGCTCGCTCAGCGACTATCAAAAAACAAGGGATGAACTAGAGGGGTTATTGAAAAAACTGGCGGAAAAGCTGTCCGCAGGAGAACAGTAG
- the upp gene encoding uracil phosphoribosyltransferase, producing the protein MGKVYVFDHPLIQHKLTYIRDVKTGTKEFRELVDEVATLMAFEITRDLPLMEVDVETPVQMAKSSVIAGKKLGVVPILRAGLGMVDGILKLIPAAKVGHVGLYRDPETLKPVEYYVKLPSDVEEREFIVVDPMLATGGSAVEALNSLKKRGARNIRFMCLIAAPEGVDEVQKHHPDVDIYIAALDEKLNEKGYIVPGLGDAGDRMFGTK; encoded by the coding sequence ATGGGAAAAGTGTATGTGTTTGACCACCCTCTTATACAGCATAAGCTTACATATATCAGGGACGTAAAGACCGGAACGAAGGAGTTCAGGGAGCTTGTCGACGAGGTTGCAACGCTGATGGCTTTTGAAATCACGCGCGATCTTCCGCTTATGGAAGTCGATGTGGAAACGCCTGTTCAAATGGCGAAATCAAGCGTGATCGCCGGTAAAAAACTGGGGGTCGTTCCGATTCTCAGAGCAGGGCTTGGCATGGTGGACGGCATTTTGAAGCTGATCCCTGCGGCAAAAGTCGGCCATGTCGGACTTTACCGTGATCCTGAAACACTGAAGCCTGTTGAGTACTATGTCAAGCTGCCGTCCGATGTGGAAGAACGCGAATTTATCGTTGTCGATCCGATGCTGGCAACAGGGGGTTCGGCGGTTGAGGCGCTGAACAGCTTGAAGAAGCGCGGTGCGAGGAATATCCGTTTCATGTGCCTGATTGCCGCTCCGGAAGGCGTTGACGAAGTTCAGAAGCACCATCCGGACGTTGACATTTACATCGCAGCATTAGATGAAAAACTAAATGAAAAGGGATATATCGTTCCCGGTTTGGGTGATGCCGGTGACCGGATGTTCGGCACGAAATAA
- the atpF gene encoding F0F1 ATP synthase subunit B: MSFIPQVLGAGVGFNAGTMLFQLVAMLILLALLKKYALGPLLNIMKEREDYITGEISSAEKKNEEAKKLIEEQQALLKEAREESHSLIENAKKLGEQQKEEIIKAARQEAERMKESARSEIVKERDQAVSALREQVASLSVMIASKVIEKELDEQAQEKLIQDYLKEVGESR; this comes from the coding sequence ATGTCTTTTATTCCACAGGTTTTGGGAGCAGGAGTCGGTTTTAACGCGGGAACGATGCTGTTCCAGCTTGTTGCCATGTTGATTTTATTAGCGCTCTTGAAGAAATACGCTTTAGGACCGCTGTTAAATATAATGAAAGAACGTGAAGACTACATCACAGGGGAAATCTCCTCTGCCGAGAAAAAGAATGAAGAAGCGAAAAAGCTCATTGAAGAGCAGCAGGCGCTTTTGAAAGAAGCACGCGAAGAATCCCATTCGCTGATTGAAAATGCGAAAAAGTTGGGTGAACAGCAAAAAGAAGAAATCATCAAGGCTGCGCGTCAGGAAGCGGAACGTATGAAAGAATCTGCAAGAAGCGAGATCGTCAAGGAAAGAGATCAGGCCGTCAGCGCGCTGCGCGAGCAGGTCGCTTCACTTTCTGTCATGATCGCTTCAAAAGTGATCGAAAAAGAACTGGACGAACAAGCCCAGGAAAAATTGATCCAGGATTACCTTAAAGAAGTAGGAGAAAGCCGATGA